A stretch of the Elephas maximus indicus isolate mEleMax1 chromosome 3, mEleMax1 primary haplotype, whole genome shotgun sequence genome encodes the following:
- the SRRM1 gene encoding serine/arginine repetitive matrix protein 1 isoform X9, giving the protein MDAGFFRGTSAEQDNRFSNKQKKLLKQLKFAECLEKKVDMSKVNLEVIKPWITKRVTEILGFEDDVVIEFIFNQLEVKNPDSKMMQINLTGFLNGKNAREFMGELWPLLLSAQENIAGIPSAFLELKKEEIKQRQIEQEKLASMKKQDEDKDKRDKEEKESSREKRERSRSPRRTKSRSPSPAPEKKEKTPELPEPSVKVKEPSVQEATSTSDILKVPKPEPVPEPKEPSPEKNSKKEKEKTRPRSRSRSKSRSRTRSRSPSHTRPRRRHRSRSRSYSPRRRPSPRRRPSPRRRTPPRRMPPPPRHRRSRSPVRRRRRSSASLSGSSSSSSSSRSRSPPKKPPKRTSSPPRKTRRLSPSASPPRRRHRPSPPATPPPKTRHSPTPQQSNRTRKSRVSVSPGRTSGKVTKHKVAEKRESPSPAPKPRKVELSESEEDKGGKMAAADSVQQRRQYRRQNQQSSSDSGSSSSSEDERPKRSHVKNGEVGRRRRHSPSRSASPSPRKRQKETSPRMQMGKRWQSPMTKSGRRRRSPSPPPTRRRRSPSPAPPPRRRRSPTPPPRRRTPSPPPRRRSPSPRRYSPPIQRRYSPSPPPKRRTASPPPPPKRRASPSPPPKRRVSHSPPPKQRSSPVTKRRSPSLSSKHRKGSSPSRSTREARSPQPNKRHSPSPRPRAPQTTSSPPPVRRGASSSPQRRQSPSPSTRPIRRVSRTPEPKKTKKAASPSPQSVRRVSSSRSVSGSPEPAAKKPQAPPSPVQSQSPSTNWSPAVPVKKAKSPTPSPSPARNSDQEGGGKKKKKKKDKKHKKDKKHKKHKKHKKEKAVAAAAAAAVTPATIAAPTTTSAQEEPEAEPEPKKETESEAEDNLDDLEKHLREKALRSMRKAQVSPQS; this is encoded by the exons ATGGACGCGGGATTCTTCCGC GGAACAAGTGCAGAACAGGATAATCGGTTCAGCAACAAGCAGAAGAAGCTACTGAAGCAGCTGAAATTTGCAGAATGCCTAGAAAAAAAG GTGGACATGAGCAAAGTAAATTTGGAGGTTATAAAGCCTTGGATAACAAAACGAGTAACAGAAATCCTTGGGTTTGAAGATGATGTTGTGATTGAGTTTATATTCAACCAGCTGGAAGTGAAG AATCCAGATTCCAAAATGATGCAAATCAACCTGACTGGGTTTTTGAATGGAAAAAATGCTAGAGAATTTATGGGAGAGCTGTGGCCCCTGCTGTTAAGTGCACAGGAAAACATCGCTGGAATCCCTTCTGCTTTcctagaactgaagaaagaagaaataaaacagagacaa ATTGAGCAAGAAAAATTGGCATCTATGAAAAAGCAAGATGAAGACAAAGATAAGAGAgataaggaagaaaaggaaagcagcAGAGAAAAAAGGGAGAGGTCTCGAAGCCCGAGAAG AACCAAGAGCCGGAGTCCTTCCCCTGCTccagaaaagaaggagaaaactcCAGAGCTCCCAGAACCTTCAGTGAAAGTAAAAGAACCTTCAGTACAAGAGGCCACTTCTACTAG TGACATTCTGAAAGTTCCCAAGCCTGAACCTGTACCAGAGCCTAAAGAACCTTCaccagaaaaaaattctaaaaaggaaaaggagaagactCGACCAAGATCTCGGTCTCGTTCCAAGTCAAGGTCCCGGACGCGTTCTCGCTCTCCTTCTCATACTCGACCTAGACGGCGTCATAGATCCCGATCAAG ATCATACTCACCTAGAAGGCGACCCAGCCCAAGAAGGCGACCGTCTCCTCGGAGGAGAACTCCACCAAGGCGAATGCCTCCTCCACCAAGACATAGAAGGAGTAGATCTCCAGTTAGACg AAGAAGGCGCTCATCAGCATCCTTGTCTGGGAGTAGCTCATCGTCCTCTTCGTCTCGTTCCCGGTCACCACCAAAGAAGCCACCCAAGAGGACATCCAGCCCCCCTCGAAAAACTCGTAGGTTATCTCCTTCAGCAAGTCCTCCAAGGCGACGGCACCGACCATCACCTCCAGCAACTCCACCGCCAAAAACTCGTCATTCCCCAACACCCCAGCAGTCAAACCGTACAAGAAAAAGTCGTGTTTCTGTCTCTCCAGGGAGAACTTCAGGTAAAG TGACAAAACATAAAGTTGCTGAGAAAAGAGAGTCCCCTTCACCAGCACCCAAGCCTAGAAAAGTAGAGTTATCTGAATCGg AAGAAGATAAAGGTGgcaaaatggcagcagcagattCTGTGCAGCAGAGACGCCAGTATAGACGACAAAACCAGCAGTCTTCATCTG ATTCTGGGTCTTCATCCTCTTCAGAAGATGAGCGGCCCAAGAGGTCCCATGTGAAGAATGGTGAGGTAGGCAGGCGGCGGAGACATTCGCCTTCCCGGAGTGCCTCTCCATCACCACGAAAGCGTCAGAAAGAGACTTCCCCTCG GATGCAGATGGGAAAGCGATGGCAATCGCCAATGACTAAAAG tggtagacGGAGGAGAAGTCCCTCCCCACCACCCACCAGAAGGCGACGTTCTCCTTCCCCTGCTCCTCCTCCACGACGACGTAGGTCTCCCACACCACCACCACGGCGAAG gactccttctcctcctcctcgtcGGCGCTCACCATCCCCAAGAAGATACTCTCCTCCAATACAGAGGAGatactccccttctccacctccaAAGAGAAGAACggcttctccccctccccctcctaaACGAAGGGCATCACCATCTCCACCGCCAAAGCGTAGGGTTTCCCATTCTCCACCTCCCAAACAAAGAAGCTCCCCAGTCACCAAGAGACGGTCACCTTCATTATCATCAAAACATAGGAAAGGGTCTTCCCCAAGCCGATCTACCCGGGAGGCCCGATCACCACAACCAAACAAACGGCATTCGCCCTCGCCACGGCCTCGAGCTCCTCAGACCACCTCAAGTCCTCCCCCTGTTCGAAGAGGAGCGTCGTCATCACCCCAAAGAAGGCAGTCCCCTTCTCCAAGTACTAGACCCATTAGGAGAGTCTCCAGGACTCCAGAacctaaaaagacaaaaaa GGCTGCCTCACCAAGCCCTCAGTCTGTAAGGAGGGTCTCATCCTCTCGATCTGTCTCAGGATCTCCTGAGCCAGCAGCTAAAAAACCCCAAGCACCCCCATCCCCTGTCCAGTCTCAGTCACCCTCTACAAACTGGTCACCAGCGGTACCGGTCAAAAAGGCTAAAAGCCCGACACCAAGCCCATCACCGGCAAGG AATTCGGACCAAGAAGgaggtgggaaaaaaaagaagaaaaagaaggataaGAAACACAAAAAGGATAAGAAGCACAAGAAGCACAAAAAACACAagaaggagaaagctgtggctgcagctgctgcagctgctgtaaCTCCTGCAACCATTGCCGCTCCCACAACCACATCAGCACAGGAAGAACCAGAGGCAGAGCCAGAACCTAAGAAG
- the SRRM1 gene encoding serine/arginine repetitive matrix protein 1 isoform X6, translating into MDAGFFRGTSAEQDNRFSNKQKKLLKQLKFAECLEKKVDMSKVNLEVIKPWITKRVTEILGFEDDVVIEFIFNQLEVKNPDSKMMQINLTGFLNGKNAREFMGELWPLLLSAQENIAGIPSAFLELKKEEIKQRQIEQEKLASMKKQDEDKDKRDKEEKESSREKRERSRSPRRRKSRSPSPRRRSSPVRRERKRSHSRSPRHRTKSRSPSPAPEKKEKTPELPEPSVKVKEPSVQEATSTSDILKVPKPEPVPEPKEPSPEKNSKKEKEKTRPRSRSRSKSRSRTRSRSPSHTRPRRRHRSRSRSYSPRRRPSPRRRPSPRRRTPPRRMPPPPRHRRSRSPVRRRRRSSASLSGSSSSSSSSRSRSPPKKPPKRTSSPPRKTRRLSPSASPPRRRHRPSPPATPPPKTRHSPTPQQSNRTRKSRVSVSPGRTSGKVTKHKVAEKRESPSPAPKPRKVELSESEDKGGKMAAADSVQQRRQYRRQNQQSSSDSGSSSSSEDERPKRSHVKNGEVGRRRRHSPSRSASPSPRKRQKETSPRGRRRRSPSPPPTRRRRSPSPAPPPRRRRSPTPPPRRRTPSPPPRRRSPSPRRYSPPIQRRYSPSPPPKRRTASPPPPPKRRASPSPPPKRRVSHSPPPKQRSSPVTKRRSPSLSSKHRKGSSPSRSTREARSPQPNKRHSPSPRPRAPQTTSSPPPVRRGASSSPQRRQSPSPSTRPIRRVSRTPEPKKTKKAASPSPQSVRRVSSSRSVSGSPEPAAKKPQAPPSPVQSQSPSTNWSPAVPVKKAKSPTPSPSPARNSDQEGGGKKKKKKKDKKHKKDKKHKKHKKHKKEKAVAAAAAAAVTPATIAAPTTTSAQEEPEAEPEPKKETESEAEDNLDDLEKHLREKALRSMRKAQVSPQS; encoded by the exons ATGGACGCGGGATTCTTCCGC GGAACAAGTGCAGAACAGGATAATCGGTTCAGCAACAAGCAGAAGAAGCTACTGAAGCAGCTGAAATTTGCAGAATGCCTAGAAAAAAAG GTGGACATGAGCAAAGTAAATTTGGAGGTTATAAAGCCTTGGATAACAAAACGAGTAACAGAAATCCTTGGGTTTGAAGATGATGTTGTGATTGAGTTTATATTCAACCAGCTGGAAGTGAAG AATCCAGATTCCAAAATGATGCAAATCAACCTGACTGGGTTTTTGAATGGAAAAAATGCTAGAGAATTTATGGGAGAGCTGTGGCCCCTGCTGTTAAGTGCACAGGAAAACATCGCTGGAATCCCTTCTGCTTTcctagaactgaagaaagaagaaataaaacagagacaa ATTGAGCAAGAAAAATTGGCATCTATGAAAAAGCAAGATGAAGACAAAGATAAGAGAgataaggaagaaaaggaaagcagcAGAGAAAAAAGGGAGAGGTCTCGAAGCCCGAGAAG ACGCAAATCCAGATCTCCTTCCCCTAGAAGACGGTCTTCTCCTgtcaggagagagagaaagcgcAGTCATTCTCGATCTCCCCGTCACAGAACCAAGAGCCGGAGTCCTTCCCCTGCTccagaaaagaaggagaaaactcCAGAGCTCCCAGAACCTTCAGTGAAAGTAAAAGAACCTTCAGTACAAGAGGCCACTTCTACTAG TGACATTCTGAAAGTTCCCAAGCCTGAACCTGTACCAGAGCCTAAAGAACCTTCaccagaaaaaaattctaaaaaggaaaaggagaagactCGACCAAGATCTCGGTCTCGTTCCAAGTCAAGGTCCCGGACGCGTTCTCGCTCTCCTTCTCATACTCGACCTAGACGGCGTCATAGATCCCGATCAAG ATCATACTCACCTAGAAGGCGACCCAGCCCAAGAAGGCGACCGTCTCCTCGGAGGAGAACTCCACCAAGGCGAATGCCTCCTCCACCAAGACATAGAAGGAGTAGATCTCCAGTTAGACg AAGAAGGCGCTCATCAGCATCCTTGTCTGGGAGTAGCTCATCGTCCTCTTCGTCTCGTTCCCGGTCACCACCAAAGAAGCCACCCAAGAGGACATCCAGCCCCCCTCGAAAAACTCGTAGGTTATCTCCTTCAGCAAGTCCTCCAAGGCGACGGCACCGACCATCACCTCCAGCAACTCCACCGCCAAAAACTCGTCATTCCCCAACACCCCAGCAGTCAAACCGTACAAGAAAAAGTCGTGTTTCTGTCTCTCCAGGGAGAACTTCAGGTAAAG TGACAAAACATAAAGTTGCTGAGAAAAGAGAGTCCCCTTCACCAGCACCCAAGCCTAGAAAAGTAGAGTTATCTGAATCGg AAGATAAAGGTGgcaaaatggcagcagcagattCTGTGCAGCAGAGACGCCAGTATAGACGACAAAACCAGCAGTCTTCATCTG ATTCTGGGTCTTCATCCTCTTCAGAAGATGAGCGGCCCAAGAGGTCCCATGTGAAGAATGGTGAGGTAGGCAGGCGGCGGAGACATTCGCCTTCCCGGAGTGCCTCTCCATCACCACGAAAGCGTCAGAAAGAGACTTCCCCTCG tggtagacGGAGGAGAAGTCCCTCCCCACCACCCACCAGAAGGCGACGTTCTCCTTCCCCTGCTCCTCCTCCACGACGACGTAGGTCTCCCACACCACCACCACGGCGAAG gactccttctcctcctcctcgtcGGCGCTCACCATCCCCAAGAAGATACTCTCCTCCAATACAGAGGAGatactccccttctccacctccaAAGAGAAGAACggcttctccccctccccctcctaaACGAAGGGCATCACCATCTCCACCGCCAAAGCGTAGGGTTTCCCATTCTCCACCTCCCAAACAAAGAAGCTCCCCAGTCACCAAGAGACGGTCACCTTCATTATCATCAAAACATAGGAAAGGGTCTTCCCCAAGCCGATCTACCCGGGAGGCCCGATCACCACAACCAAACAAACGGCATTCGCCCTCGCCACGGCCTCGAGCTCCTCAGACCACCTCAAGTCCTCCCCCTGTTCGAAGAGGAGCGTCGTCATCACCCCAAAGAAGGCAGTCCCCTTCTCCAAGTACTAGACCCATTAGGAGAGTCTCCAGGACTCCAGAacctaaaaagacaaaaaa GGCTGCCTCACCAAGCCCTCAGTCTGTAAGGAGGGTCTCATCCTCTCGATCTGTCTCAGGATCTCCTGAGCCAGCAGCTAAAAAACCCCAAGCACCCCCATCCCCTGTCCAGTCTCAGTCACCCTCTACAAACTGGTCACCAGCGGTACCGGTCAAAAAGGCTAAAAGCCCGACACCAAGCCCATCACCGGCAAGG AATTCGGACCAAGAAGgaggtgggaaaaaaaagaagaaaaagaaggataaGAAACACAAAAAGGATAAGAAGCACAAGAAGCACAAAAAACACAagaaggagaaagctgtggctgcagctgctgcagctgctgtaaCTCCTGCAACCATTGCCGCTCCCACAACCACATCAGCACAGGAAGAACCAGAGGCAGAGCCAGAACCTAAGAAG
- the SRRM1 gene encoding serine/arginine repetitive matrix protein 1 isoform X1 — translation MDAGFFRGTSAEQDNRFSNKQKKLLKQLKFAECLEKKVDMSKVNLEVIKPWITKRVTEILGFEDDVVIEFIFNQLEVKNPDSKMMQINLTGFLNGKNAREFMGELWPLLLSAQENIAGIPSAFLELKKEEIKQRQIEQEKLASMKKQDEDKDKRDKEEKESSREKRERSRSPRRRKSRSPSPRRRSSPVRRERKRSHSRSPRHRTKSRSPSPAPEKKEKTPELPEPSVKVKEPSVQEATSTSDILKVPKPEPVPEPKEPSPEKNSKKEKEKTRPRSRSRSKSRSRTRSRSPSHTRPRRRHRSRSRSYSPRRRPSPRRRPSPRRRTPPRRMPPPPRHRRSRSPVRRRRRSSASLSGSSSSSSSSRSRSPPKKPPKRTSSPPRKTRRLSPSASPPRRRHRPSPPATPPPKTRHSPTPQQSNRTRKSRVSVSPGRTSGKVTKHKVAEKRESPSPAPKPRKVELSESEEDKGGKMAAADSVQQRRQYRRQNQQSSSDSGSSSSSEDERPKRSHVKNGEVGRRRRHSPSRSASPSPRKRQKETSPRMQMGKRWQSPMTKSGRRRRSPSPPPTRRRRSPSPAPPPRRRRSPTPPPRRRTPSPPPRRRSPSPRRYSPPIQRRYSPSPPPKRRTASPPPPPKRRASPSPPPKRRVSHSPPPKQRSSPVTKRRSPSLSSKHRKGSSPSRSTREARSPQPNKRHSPSPRPRAPQTTSSPPPVRRGASSSPQRRQSPSPSTRPIRRVSRTPEPKKTKKAASPSPQSVRRVSSSRSVSGSPEPAAKKPQAPPSPVQSQSPSTNWSPAVPVKKAKSPTPSPSPARNSDQEGGGKKKKKKKDKKHKKDKKHKKHKKHKKEKAVAAAAAAAVTPATIAAPTTTSAQEEPEAEPEPKKETESEAEDNLDDLEKHLREKALRSMRKAQVSPQS, via the exons ATGGACGCGGGATTCTTCCGC GGAACAAGTGCAGAACAGGATAATCGGTTCAGCAACAAGCAGAAGAAGCTACTGAAGCAGCTGAAATTTGCAGAATGCCTAGAAAAAAAG GTGGACATGAGCAAAGTAAATTTGGAGGTTATAAAGCCTTGGATAACAAAACGAGTAACAGAAATCCTTGGGTTTGAAGATGATGTTGTGATTGAGTTTATATTCAACCAGCTGGAAGTGAAG AATCCAGATTCCAAAATGATGCAAATCAACCTGACTGGGTTTTTGAATGGAAAAAATGCTAGAGAATTTATGGGAGAGCTGTGGCCCCTGCTGTTAAGTGCACAGGAAAACATCGCTGGAATCCCTTCTGCTTTcctagaactgaagaaagaagaaataaaacagagacaa ATTGAGCAAGAAAAATTGGCATCTATGAAAAAGCAAGATGAAGACAAAGATAAGAGAgataaggaagaaaaggaaagcagcAGAGAAAAAAGGGAGAGGTCTCGAAGCCCGAGAAG ACGCAAATCCAGATCTCCTTCCCCTAGAAGACGGTCTTCTCCTgtcaggagagagagaaagcgcAGTCATTCTCGATCTCCCCGTCACAGAACCAAGAGCCGGAGTCCTTCCCCTGCTccagaaaagaaggagaaaactcCAGAGCTCCCAGAACCTTCAGTGAAAGTAAAAGAACCTTCAGTACAAGAGGCCACTTCTACTAG TGACATTCTGAAAGTTCCCAAGCCTGAACCTGTACCAGAGCCTAAAGAACCTTCaccagaaaaaaattctaaaaaggaaaaggagaagactCGACCAAGATCTCGGTCTCGTTCCAAGTCAAGGTCCCGGACGCGTTCTCGCTCTCCTTCTCATACTCGACCTAGACGGCGTCATAGATCCCGATCAAG ATCATACTCACCTAGAAGGCGACCCAGCCCAAGAAGGCGACCGTCTCCTCGGAGGAGAACTCCACCAAGGCGAATGCCTCCTCCACCAAGACATAGAAGGAGTAGATCTCCAGTTAGACg AAGAAGGCGCTCATCAGCATCCTTGTCTGGGAGTAGCTCATCGTCCTCTTCGTCTCGTTCCCGGTCACCACCAAAGAAGCCACCCAAGAGGACATCCAGCCCCCCTCGAAAAACTCGTAGGTTATCTCCTTCAGCAAGTCCTCCAAGGCGACGGCACCGACCATCACCTCCAGCAACTCCACCGCCAAAAACTCGTCATTCCCCAACACCCCAGCAGTCAAACCGTACAAGAAAAAGTCGTGTTTCTGTCTCTCCAGGGAGAACTTCAGGTAAAG TGACAAAACATAAAGTTGCTGAGAAAAGAGAGTCCCCTTCACCAGCACCCAAGCCTAGAAAAGTAGAGTTATCTGAATCGg AAGAAGATAAAGGTGgcaaaatggcagcagcagattCTGTGCAGCAGAGACGCCAGTATAGACGACAAAACCAGCAGTCTTCATCTG ATTCTGGGTCTTCATCCTCTTCAGAAGATGAGCGGCCCAAGAGGTCCCATGTGAAGAATGGTGAGGTAGGCAGGCGGCGGAGACATTCGCCTTCCCGGAGTGCCTCTCCATCACCACGAAAGCGTCAGAAAGAGACTTCCCCTCG GATGCAGATGGGAAAGCGATGGCAATCGCCAATGACTAAAAG tggtagacGGAGGAGAAGTCCCTCCCCACCACCCACCAGAAGGCGACGTTCTCCTTCCCCTGCTCCTCCTCCACGACGACGTAGGTCTCCCACACCACCACCACGGCGAAG gactccttctcctcctcctcgtcGGCGCTCACCATCCCCAAGAAGATACTCTCCTCCAATACAGAGGAGatactccccttctccacctccaAAGAGAAGAACggcttctccccctccccctcctaaACGAAGGGCATCACCATCTCCACCGCCAAAGCGTAGGGTTTCCCATTCTCCACCTCCCAAACAAAGAAGCTCCCCAGTCACCAAGAGACGGTCACCTTCATTATCATCAAAACATAGGAAAGGGTCTTCCCCAAGCCGATCTACCCGGGAGGCCCGATCACCACAACCAAACAAACGGCATTCGCCCTCGCCACGGCCTCGAGCTCCTCAGACCACCTCAAGTCCTCCCCCTGTTCGAAGAGGAGCGTCGTCATCACCCCAAAGAAGGCAGTCCCCTTCTCCAAGTACTAGACCCATTAGGAGAGTCTCCAGGACTCCAGAacctaaaaagacaaaaaa GGCTGCCTCACCAAGCCCTCAGTCTGTAAGGAGGGTCTCATCCTCTCGATCTGTCTCAGGATCTCCTGAGCCAGCAGCTAAAAAACCCCAAGCACCCCCATCCCCTGTCCAGTCTCAGTCACCCTCTACAAACTGGTCACCAGCGGTACCGGTCAAAAAGGCTAAAAGCCCGACACCAAGCCCATCACCGGCAAGG AATTCGGACCAAGAAGgaggtgggaaaaaaaagaagaaaaagaaggataaGAAACACAAAAAGGATAAGAAGCACAAGAAGCACAAAAAACACAagaaggagaaagctgtggctgcagctgctgcagctgctgtaaCTCCTGCAACCATTGCCGCTCCCACAACCACATCAGCACAGGAAGAACCAGAGGCAGAGCCAGAACCTAAGAAG
- the SRRM1 gene encoding serine/arginine repetitive matrix protein 1 isoform X5, with the protein MDAGFFRGTSAEQDNRFSNKQKKLLKQLKFAECLEKKVDMSKVNLEVIKPWITKRVTEILGFEDDVVIEFIFNQLEVKNPDSKMMQINLTGFLNGKNAREFMGELWPLLLSAQENIAGIPSAFLELKKEEIKQRQIEQEKLASMKKQDEDKDKRDKEEKESSREKRERSRSPRRRKSRSPSPRRRSSPVRRERKRSHSRSPRHRTKSRSPSPAPEKKEKTPELPEPSVKVKEPSVQEATSTSDILKVPKPEPVPEPKEPSPEKNSKKEKEKTRPRSRSRSKSRSRTRSRSPSHTRPRRRHRSRSRSYSPRRRPSPRRRPSPRRRTPPRRMPPPPRHRRSRSPVRRRRRSSASLSGSSSSSSSSRSRSPPKKPPKRTSSPPRKTRRLSPSASPPRRRHRPSPPATPPPKTRHSPTPQQSNRTRKSRVSVSPGRTSGKVTKHKVAEKRESPSPAPKPRKVELSESEEDKGGKMAAADSVQQRRQYRRQNQQSSSDSGSSSSSEDERPKRSHVKNGEVGRRRRHSPSRSASPSPRKRQKETSPRGRRRRSPSPPPTRRRRSPSPAPPPRRRRSPTPPPRRRTPSPPPRRRSPSPRRYSPPIQRRYSPSPPPKRRTASPPPPPKRRASPSPPPKRRVSHSPPPKQRSSPVTKRRSPSLSSKHRKGSSPSRSTREARSPQPNKRHSPSPRPRAPQTTSSPPPVRRGASSSPQRRQSPSPSTRPIRRVSRTPEPKKTKKAASPSPQSVRRVSSSRSVSGSPEPAAKKPQAPPSPVQSQSPSTNWSPAVPVKKAKSPTPSPSPARNSDQEGGGKKKKKKKDKKHKKDKKHKKHKKHKKEKAVAAAAAAAVTPATIAAPTTTSAQEEPEAEPEPKKETESEAEDNLDDLEKHLREKALRSMRKAQVSPQS; encoded by the exons ATGGACGCGGGATTCTTCCGC GGAACAAGTGCAGAACAGGATAATCGGTTCAGCAACAAGCAGAAGAAGCTACTGAAGCAGCTGAAATTTGCAGAATGCCTAGAAAAAAAG GTGGACATGAGCAAAGTAAATTTGGAGGTTATAAAGCCTTGGATAACAAAACGAGTAACAGAAATCCTTGGGTTTGAAGATGATGTTGTGATTGAGTTTATATTCAACCAGCTGGAAGTGAAG AATCCAGATTCCAAAATGATGCAAATCAACCTGACTGGGTTTTTGAATGGAAAAAATGCTAGAGAATTTATGGGAGAGCTGTGGCCCCTGCTGTTAAGTGCACAGGAAAACATCGCTGGAATCCCTTCTGCTTTcctagaactgaagaaagaagaaataaaacagagacaa ATTGAGCAAGAAAAATTGGCATCTATGAAAAAGCAAGATGAAGACAAAGATAAGAGAgataaggaagaaaaggaaagcagcAGAGAAAAAAGGGAGAGGTCTCGAAGCCCGAGAAG ACGCAAATCCAGATCTCCTTCCCCTAGAAGACGGTCTTCTCCTgtcaggagagagagaaagcgcAGTCATTCTCGATCTCCCCGTCACAGAACCAAGAGCCGGAGTCCTTCCCCTGCTccagaaaagaaggagaaaactcCAGAGCTCCCAGAACCTTCAGTGAAAGTAAAAGAACCTTCAGTACAAGAGGCCACTTCTACTAG TGACATTCTGAAAGTTCCCAAGCCTGAACCTGTACCAGAGCCTAAAGAACCTTCaccagaaaaaaattctaaaaaggaaaaggagaagactCGACCAAGATCTCGGTCTCGTTCCAAGTCAAGGTCCCGGACGCGTTCTCGCTCTCCTTCTCATACTCGACCTAGACGGCGTCATAGATCCCGATCAAG ATCATACTCACCTAGAAGGCGACCCAGCCCAAGAAGGCGACCGTCTCCTCGGAGGAGAACTCCACCAAGGCGAATGCCTCCTCCACCAAGACATAGAAGGAGTAGATCTCCAGTTAGACg AAGAAGGCGCTCATCAGCATCCTTGTCTGGGAGTAGCTCATCGTCCTCTTCGTCTCGTTCCCGGTCACCACCAAAGAAGCCACCCAAGAGGACATCCAGCCCCCCTCGAAAAACTCGTAGGTTATCTCCTTCAGCAAGTCCTCCAAGGCGACGGCACCGACCATCACCTCCAGCAACTCCACCGCCAAAAACTCGTCATTCCCCAACACCCCAGCAGTCAAACCGTACAAGAAAAAGTCGTGTTTCTGTCTCTCCAGGGAGAACTTCAGGTAAAG TGACAAAACATAAAGTTGCTGAGAAAAGAGAGTCCCCTTCACCAGCACCCAAGCCTAGAAAAGTAGAGTTATCTGAATCGg AAGAAGATAAAGGTGgcaaaatggcagcagcagattCTGTGCAGCAGAGACGCCAGTATAGACGACAAAACCAGCAGTCTTCATCTG ATTCTGGGTCTTCATCCTCTTCAGAAGATGAGCGGCCCAAGAGGTCCCATGTGAAGAATGGTGAGGTAGGCAGGCGGCGGAGACATTCGCCTTCCCGGAGTGCCTCTCCATCACCACGAAAGCGTCAGAAAGAGACTTCCCCTCG tggtagacGGAGGAGAAGTCCCTCCCCACCACCCACCAGAAGGCGACGTTCTCCTTCCCCTGCTCCTCCTCCACGACGACGTAGGTCTCCCACACCACCACCACGGCGAAG gactccttctcctcctcctcgtcGGCGCTCACCATCCCCAAGAAGATACTCTCCTCCAATACAGAGGAGatactccccttctccacctccaAAGAGAAGAACggcttctccccctccccctcctaaACGAAGGGCATCACCATCTCCACCGCCAAAGCGTAGGGTTTCCCATTCTCCACCTCCCAAACAAAGAAGCTCCCCAGTCACCAAGAGACGGTCACCTTCATTATCATCAAAACATAGGAAAGGGTCTTCCCCAAGCCGATCTACCCGGGAGGCCCGATCACCACAACCAAACAAACGGCATTCGCCCTCGCCACGGCCTCGAGCTCCTCAGACCACCTCAAGTCCTCCCCCTGTTCGAAGAGGAGCGTCGTCATCACCCCAAAGAAGGCAGTCCCCTTCTCCAAGTACTAGACCCATTAGGAGAGTCTCCAGGACTCCAGAacctaaaaagacaaaaaa GGCTGCCTCACCAAGCCCTCAGTCTGTAAGGAGGGTCTCATCCTCTCGATCTGTCTCAGGATCTCCTGAGCCAGCAGCTAAAAAACCCCAAGCACCCCCATCCCCTGTCCAGTCTCAGTCACCCTCTACAAACTGGTCACCAGCGGTACCGGTCAAAAAGGCTAAAAGCCCGACACCAAGCCCATCACCGGCAAGG AATTCGGACCAAGAAGgaggtgggaaaaaaaagaagaaaaagaaggataaGAAACACAAAAAGGATAAGAAGCACAAGAAGCACAAAAAACACAagaaggagaaagctgtggctgcagctgctgcagctgctgtaaCTCCTGCAACCATTGCCGCTCCCACAACCACATCAGCACAGGAAGAACCAGAGGCAGAGCCAGAACCTAAGAAG